The DNA segment tatacatatacacacatataaacacacacatacatacatatacacacagagacacacacatacacctctgTAAAGCTCTTCTGTTCAGCACAAACATTACATCTAAATGTACACAGTTTGTTTTACTGATcatcatgaaaataaaagccTCAGAAAATGACAATCAGGGCATTATAGTCTAATGTAGTAATAATACCCAGTTATGCTGTAATTCTGTGAAGTTATGccacagagaaagggagaggaagagaaagggaggaagagagagaccaagagagagatcaagagcgagagagagagagaccaagagagagatggagggagggaggaagagagagagagagagagagagagagagaggaagagagagatcGCGGGTGAGgtttcatcttctctctctctctatcgcctctctctctctcctccttcgcTCTCTTACTATctcttccctctttctctcgctATTCGCTCTCTCTACTTACTTCGTTCTTGCTTTCTTTATGGCCTGTCTGCCCGCCTCCTAGCGCgcttcttcctctcttctctccgctctctcgctcttctctctctcttcccgctctctctctctctctctcgctctcttctctcctctcttattactctctcttctctctctcgatctcatCTCAGACTGCTCTTCATCTCTActctcctctatctctctctatcttctcatCGTcaatctctctcgctctctctctcttttgatcATCATCTCATTCGcactctctctactctctcatctcacttcttcctctctctcctctctatctctctcgaaATCTCTCATCAGTCtctgctcatctctctctctctctcatctctctctctatctctcggcTACTCGTTGCTTTGAGCTAGCAGAATATTTGGATCTCTTATACTTTTAGCTGAGACACATTTTGAATGTTCCTAGTGAACAGTGAGCAGGTGAATGGTAGAATTTAGCTGTTAGTGATCTTCACATACTGAGATACTTTACTCTCACTTGCCAAGAAAAGAAATcgttttacttttacttataattagaatttaataatattaaatgattaatgaATGACTTTTTTCCTACTTCagtcattattattgtaaatgaacAGTCCTTAACTTGAAGTAGACGTGgctttgtttgtctttctctaATTAGGTTTCTAATAATCTGAGGTGAAATTCATACTCTGAAGATTCTGTATGAGCTTTAAGTTTCTCTTCAGAACAATAACTACTGTCGATTTTCTGTGTGTCGATATTTGTCTTATTCTTTTCTAAGTTTGTGACTAATAATACATATTcgactttttacattttaggcattttattgaatttattgaTCCACTGTTAAGTGTCAGTCAGTCGAATCTTGTCATTACAGGTCAGATCTATACAGAGGAAATggtctgtttttaaaaataaagcttaGCATTTTttgattgtgatgatgtcacagcgtaatataataagaatgtatataataacatttaaaccctaaaaaataataataattgtttataaaagtgtgtgtgtggggtgtgtgtgtgtgtgtgtgtgtgtgattgtttccCAATCTGGCTGCTTTaatgacacacactacacacccactGTGTCCTCATGAAGGGTGTGTTGATGAGCTGATGAGTTAAATCAGACATGTTTCAGCAAGAAACACCAAAAAAATGTCAACTGAAAATCTAAAGCAGCAGAACTGagacacattttgttttgtgctaaaacacacacacacacacacacacacacacacacacacacacacacacacacacacacacacacacacacacacacacatggcaccAGATCACATACATCTATTTACATATACAGATGTTTAGGCTcatatgtgttttgtgtgtgctctGGTTTGGTCTACACTCTCCTGTATACCTAAACACTAACCTTTCTACATGCTACAAATGTGCCTGTGAGGAAGACATTTGGTATTCATGAGAAACTATATTTAGTggtatgaatttaaataaatttaaataaaattttaataaatgtgttattgtCAAACTCTcactcattatctaccgcttatccgaacttctcgggtcacggggagcctgtgcctatctcaggtgtcatcgggcatcgaggcaggatacaccatggacggagtgccaacccatcacagggcacacacacactctcattcactcacacactatggacaattttccagagatgccaatcaacctaccatgcatgtctttttacCGGGGGAGGagaccggagtacccagaggaaacccccgaggcacggggagaacatgcaaactccacacacacaaggcggaggcaggaatcgaacccccgaccctggaggtgtgaggcgaacgtgctaaccactaaaccaccgtgccccactAGTGTCAAACTATTTTGTTTTAACTTATACTGACCTGTTAACACATAATTCACCCCTTTAATTCCACACCATATTTTGCTCTCTTCAGTTGCTGTGACTCCACTGGACATCCagataaataacacacacacacacacacacacacacacacacacacacacacacacacacacacacacacacacacacacacacacacacacacacatatttatacaaacacacacaaaaaaacacacacaagcacacacatacacacacatttacacacatatactgtacaaacacccaaacacatGAGGACGTTATGGTCCAGCGGTCCCGGCGCTGGGTTCCTAATCAGACAGTCGGggtcaagcccacaagctgctgagacatctacgttgggtccttgagcaaggcccttaacctcacctgctccaggggcactgcacgatggctgaccctgtgctctgaccccagactcataatagcctgggatatgcaaaaactggggaaagtcgtggcctaatggttagagagtttgactcctaaccctaaggttgtgggtttgagtctcgggccagcaataccacgactgatgtgcccttgagcaaggcaccgaacctcccacaactgctccccgccgcagcataaatggctgcccactgctccgggtgtgtgttcactgctgtgtgtgtgtgtgtgttcactgctgtgtgtgtgtgtgcactttggatgagttaaatgcagagaacaaattctgagtatgggtcaccgtacttagccgtatgtcacgtcactcactttcacatacacacctttacacacacacacacacacacacacacacacacacacacacacacacacacacacacacacacacaaatttactGAAAGATTGACGAATGAGGGTCAGTGTGAAGATAATTGAGTCTAACACACTTAATAAACCGGGGACTGATTAACCAGCTGTGGCTCTTTTCTTTCCCAGATCTTTTCACATCTGGACTTCAGTTTCCATTTTATCTCTGAACTCTTCTCAGCAGCCAATCAGCGCCCCAGGTTAGCGCATGCGCAGTATGCGTCTTCACCCCTAAGCTAGCTGGTGGCTAACACAACATCGAGTGGCATCAAACTTCAGTGATTTGGATTAAGGCAAAAATCCGCCGCTCGGCGATGGCGAGTTGTTCGCGTTCCCACAAGCTTCAGTGACCGGACATGGATTCAGGACGCGGGGAGCGGCGCACCATCTTACACGTGAAATAAATACGTGTGAGAAACATTAGTTAGCTTAGCGGCTAGCGCTTTTGGCGCTCGGGCTAATTTTGAGCTTTGCCGAGATTGAGCGCTATCTTAGCTAACAGGCTAACGGCTAACAGGCTAACGGCTAACTGCCCGTGCAGTAGTTTCAGGGTCCGTGCGTTAGCTTAGCCTTCTTACCTCAGCTTAACTTCagttatttacacattttacttttaataacCAAAACACATTGGATTAAAACCAACACGTCTGTAAGTATATCATTATTAAAGAATAACTAACTTGTGTTTACTTTTAATTGGTTCTTAATTATTTAGCAGTTAGCATTGATGCACTGTTATTGGGTCAGTAGCACAAatttataaacatgttaaagtGAGTTTACTGGCTGTTTATAACgcgttattatttatatatgatgGGAATTTTAACTTTGTCGAGTTCATAAAGTAAGTTGTTCaactaaagtaaagtaaaataaagtaatcGAGTAAAACACGTAAaagtgtttaggtgtgtgtgtgtgtgtgtgtgtgtgtgtgtgttttgtgtttcagtgtgtatttctctgtgtgtgtgtttcagtgtgtaattctctgtgtgtgtgtgtttctgtgtgtgtgtgtttgtgtatgtttctgtgtgtgtgtttctgtgtgtgtttttgtgaaataaatatatctacaataaggtttttatataaaacacacttCGGTTACAGACTTAACAGAAAGATCCGACAACCCAGAGATCAATTAgtctaataaacaaaacaagatttaatgatttatttaatttgtacaCAATATTCATTTTAGTCCTGATTAATTTTGAGTAGTAATGTGTGATGagtttagagagagagtgtttagtgtgttatAAATCTAGTATGACGTCTCTGTGAAGCCTGAAGCTttgatttattctgtttattcctgCCGACATTAGAGGTGAGATTTCTGTCTCCAGCTGCAGACTGAGTAAAAGCAGCCtgatgggagggagggagggagggagggaggggcaCTTTATGAAAATATTCCAGGAATTTTTTCATTCTCCGAACCCATCTGAGTGtttaacatctctctctctcacacacacacacacacacacacacacacacacacacacacacacacacacggagcacgGCTCAGCTCAGTATGTCTGTGTTTcagtattattttatgtttctcaGTGACTGTTAGATGTCATTTCTGCGTCCCTGAGGGTGCTGTGATTGTTGCGTCACAAATCACCCACCCTTTTGGTTCCCAAGGCAACAATATTTGCCTACATGACTAAACTAATTGGGTTGATTTGTTTTGATCCAGAACACTCCTTGTGATCGGTGTTGAGAATCTGGAGTAGGTGTAGAAGTACATATCAGTTAGATTTACACACCAGTTATTTGTCCTTTTTACATATTACTCTGTTTGGTTGTTGCATGTCTTTAGTATTTATGATCCTGACTCTTGTTTGGTGTTCAGGACAATTACAGTTTGACACGTTATCAGTGCTAAAATGTGGTGTGATGTTAATCCACTGTTTACAAACCATATTTTTGCTCGTGTTCCTTGTGTTGTGGTTATAATCTGAGAGAACGTGAGTGCGGCTGTGAGAGAAAGCCCGTTAGGTCTGTTTGTGGTCGGCGGTGTTgtggtgttctgtgtgtttgttcactgtAATGTAGGTTAAAGTCAGGTTCGTGCACACCGTACGGTGTAGAGCGTGACGCAGCGTACGGGGTTGAGCGTGACGCAGCGTACAGGGTTGAGCGTGACGCAGCGTACGGGGTTGAGCGTGACGCAGCGAACGGTGTAGAGCGTGACGCAGCGAACGGTGTAGAGCGTGACGCAGCGAACGGTGTAGAGCGTGACGCAGCGTACGGTGTAGAGCGTGACGCAGCGAACGGTGTAGAGCGTGACGCAGCGAACGGTGTAGAGCGTGACGCAGCGAACGGTGTAGAGCGTGACGCAGCGAACGGTGTAGAGCGTGACGCAGCGAACGGTGTAGAGCGTGACGCAGCGAACGGTGTAGAGCGTGACGCAGCGTACTTTTGTctgtattttcatattttatatagtttttatatagtttattatttttatttatctacctccttttggttttatttttttatccttaattccattcctttttatgtctgaatacatacagacataaaaagcatttcactgcatgtcgtttctctgtgtgtgtgtgtgtgtgtgtgtgtgtgtgtgtgtgtgtgtgtgtgtttgagacaaataaaatgtgatttgatTTGAGAATCTTTTAGTCAGGTTTCAGGCTCTTGTTGAGATTTTCTGTACTCGAGCTTGTATATATCACAATGCCACTCCTACAAGGTTCTAATTGCTCTgaataaaagcagaaaagtGCACGTATGATTATCTCCTTATTCATGAAGTGTTTCAAGACCTGAATTTGTTGAAACTGGTCTCTGCCACACCGTGCGGTTTGGGCTGATTAACATGCTTTCATCACATCTTTTGGATTTTTCCACTTCCTGCTAAAAAGACTAGAAGTAGTTAAGTACTAAATAACGATcaggataaaaaataataaagtttatatatatataatgtgtgtgatactctgtgagtgtgtgagtgtgtgtgtgtgagtgagtgttgaaAGGTATTTTGTAAAAGTCCTCAGTTAGGTCAGTGTGTAATGATACATTGAATAATCGTGACTCTGTCCCTGCAGGTTCAATTATCATCATCCTCACTGATgaagaatgagtgtgtgtttggtgctgGGGAGTGAATCAGGACCCCTGATGGCTGGATCTGGGTAAGAGATTGTGctcatttgaatatttaaaatacaagaACAAAACCGTGGTTACTATTTTCTGTTACACAAACTTTCCAAACATGGAAgaatctatatatctatatttctattaatattgtgtttatatatttatatatattaaatattaaagcgAGAAAACACACTTTGtaaggattttttaaaataagaactTCATTGTAgactcattaatattcacacacactttttagtGCCGTCTGCTAAATATTTACACTGTTACTCGATGTCTACAAAATGTCTGTACATTGCaattacacactctctcacacatactcacacacactcacacactcactcacactctcactcacactctcacacactcactcacactctcacacacactcacacacacacacacactcccactcacacacacactcccactcacacacacactcccactcacacacacactcccactcacacacacactcacacacactcccactcacacacacactcccactcacactcagtcacacacacacactcacacacacactcacacacacactcacacacacacactcacacacacactcacacacacacactcacacacacacactcacacacacacactcacacacacacacacacactcactcactcactcactcactcacacacacaccgtgtcaGTGTAGAAAGAGCAGTTCATAAAGTTGTTTTGAGATCTAATTGATGGTGATGATTATATTATCTCATCCTATCGCCCAGTCTAAGAgcttattataaatataagatGCCATTAGGGCTTTTAAACAATCTGTAACATGTTTAACGATTTAAATAAACCTGCACGGTTACACATGGAGACGGTTTCACCATAGAGTTCAGGAAAAGAGATGAAGTGTCAAAACCTGTGCAGCACAGttacagtttatttatagagcacagAAGACCTGTGGTCTGgtaaatatcatcatcatcaaatgaGCAAATAGTTAAAGTATAGATCTGCTCTTTCTGGCAGGACCATCAGTGTCATCATGATGTATTATAGTCTGTCAGCAGACCCCatgaagtaagtgtgtgtgtatgtgtgtgtgtgtgtgtgtgtgtgtgtgtgtgtgtgtgtgtgtgtgtgtgtgtgtgtgtgtgttaggtatCAAATGGTTGTGTGAAGAACCATGGGAAGCTGCTGGAGCTGTCCAGATAAAGAATCCATACCTGACAATCACCAGAGCAAGTTCAAGGTaagggtgtgtggtggtgtgtgtgttgtggtgagtgtatgtagtgtgttgtataGATGAGAAATTAATCAGAAATTAATTAGAAAATtaattgtgtctgtctgtgtgtgtgtgtctgtctgtctgtgtgtgtgtgtgtgtctgtgtgtgtgtctgtctgtctgtgtctgtgtgtgtgtctgtgtgtgtgtctgtctgtctgtgtgtgtgtgtgtgtgtgtctgtgtgtgtgtctgtctgtccgtgtctgtgtgtgtgtctgtgtgtgtgtctgtctgtctgtctgtgtgtgtgtgtgggttgcaGGTGGTGAATGTTGACGATGATGGTAACGAGCTTGGGGCTGGGATCATGGAGCTGACCGAGGACGAACTCGTTCTCCGCACACAAAAGTGTGATGCAGTCAGGTGGCCTTACCTGTGCCTTCGTCGCTATGGTTACGACTCTAACCTCTTCTCTTTTGAGAGCGGACGCCGCTGCCAGACTGGGCAAGGTACTGctgactctcacacacacacacgctctcaatcccacacactcactcacacagtcactcattcactcactcgctcacacacacacactcacacagtcactcacactcacacagtctcacacacacacacacacacacacacacacacacacacacacacacacctagaaaTTCTTTAGTTATCAGTTGACCAGGCTAAGCTCCACCCCTTTTCCATACAATTCCCCATGGCATCAGGCAAAACTGATCTGCTGTCCTTGATAATGTCGccttcatttattaatataccAACAATAACCgattgtgggcgtggcttagAACAGTTAGCAACAGACCGAAATGTTAAGAAGAGGCAATGTTAAGAAATAACAGCTTTCTTAAATAACACACAGGGTGTTTATCTACTGAAGGGTTTCTGACTGAAACACAGGCATGACTGTGTCCTGAATATCAGTGTGTTTAATCCTGAGCCCATTTTTAAATGTCCACTTGCCTCTTTCCCCCTTTACCTCACAAGCTCTTGGTTCAGGACTGCACCAATTTGTACACATTGTTTGCAGCATGGCTATTAATGTCAGaatgtgacctttgaccccaaTGCTTTCCAAAGGATGAGTCTGATTGGTGAGTAACGCAGACTCGCTGTGTGATTCGCCACGCTGCACCATCATGCTGACGTTCGTCGTGTGTTTGTgctttcattctctctgttaggttgtgtgtttatagtttgtgtgtgtgtgtgtgtgagagcgatgTCAAAGCAGTGGGCCAACACAAACagcacgttgtgtgtgtgtgtgtgtgttctacaggAATCTTTGCGTTTAAGTGTGCTCGAGCAGAGGAGATCTTCAACATGCTGCAGGACATCATGCACAACAACAGCATCAGCGTCGTGGAGGAGCCTGTGTTTGAAcctgcgctcacacacacgcacacggagcCGGATGCTCCTCAAACGCCTCGGACTCCCAccggtaaaacacacacacacattcaatgaCCTCATGTGAGAGTGGGAAAGCGAGAGGGGTAATTGTTGGGGTAATTAGAggttatataaagaatataatgGGAATCGTTTGATACACGGAAAGCCCTGATGTTCTTAAAGGGTTAATCACAGCtgatactgatgtgtgtgtgtgtgatggtgtttttGTCCTGCAGGTGGTGCTCTTCCTGTTTTACCCAACGGTAGTCTGCGGTACCCTTCACTAGGCGACGCCTCCTCCCACCCTTCCAGTAGGCACCCCTCGGTGGGCAGCACTCGTCTGCCGTCTGTGGGAGAAGAGTCCACTCACCCGCTGCTGATGCCTGACGACAGCATACGGGTCAGAACTCACTACGCTTCTGTCATCACTATACCAACATGAtggtgtgggtggagctatgaTTCTTCATTCAGTTTTTAAATGTtgatattattgtgtgtgtgtgtgtgtgtgtgtgtgtgtgtagggccaCACGTATGTGAACACTACAGGACTCTTGGAGGATCAGCATGCAGGTGCAGGACATGGTGACCCTCCAGCCCCCCATAGCCCTGCCCCAGAGGGGGAGGAGCCTGTGCAGGCCCCAGACCCTGGTCCTCGTGTACAGCTGGAGCGTGAGGGTGTGAGGTTTGTGTTGGGGCCGACGCCTGTGCAGAGGCAGCTCATGGCCAGGGAGAGGCAGCAAGATGGGGGGACATCATCTTGCTCCACTCTAAACTCAGCTaatggaggcgtggcctctacaGAGGCAGCTCCAGAGCAATCAAACGGTCCTGTATTTGGCCCATCACGCCGCAGGCCCCGCCCCCCACCTCTCAGCCCCGATGCTAACGTAAACAATTCGGCCCAGCGCAGAACGGCGCTGCTGGACTACGAGAATCTTCCCTCGTTACCGCCACTGAGGGAGGATCCGAAAGCAGGAGACGAGGAGGAGGATCATGACGTGGCCGCCAGGACCAAGACCCAGCCACCCAACGGTTACCACAGCGCAGACTCTGCCCATCTCTACATCAACACGGAGAACGTAGCATCAGCAATGTGGCCAGATTCGGTGCCTCTGAGTGCGGGGTGGGTGGATTCTGGACCGCTCAGCGCTGGGAGGGTGGAGTCAGGGCGGTTCAGCGTG comes from the Tachysurus fulvidraco isolate hzauxx_2018 chromosome 17, HZAU_PFXX_2.0, whole genome shotgun sequence genome and includes:
- the frs2b gene encoding fibroblast growth factor receptor substrate 2b, with the translated sequence MGSCWSCPDKESIPDNHQSKFKVVNVDDDGNELGAGIMELTEDELVLRTQKCDAVRWPYLCLRRYGYDSNLFSFESGRRCQTGQGIFAFKCARAEEIFNMLQDIMHNNSISVVEEPVFEPALTHTHTEPDAPQTPRTPTGGALPVLPNGSLRYPSLGDASSHPSSRHPSVGSTRLPSVGEESTHPLLMPDDSIRGHTYVNTTGLLEDQHAGAGHGDPPAPHSPAPEGEEPVQAPDPGPRVQLEREGVRFVLGPTPVQRQLMARERQQDGGTSSCSTLNSANGGVASTEAAPEQSNGPVFGPSRRRPRPPPLSPDANVNNSAQRRTALLDYENLPSLPPLREDPKAGDEEEDHDVAARTKTQPPNGYHSADSAHLYINTENVASAMWPDSVPLSAGWVDSGPLSAGRVESGRFSVFNFDLRRPCETHTLNYIEVEMDPGSDCSTPRTPHTPATPRPPTPTTAPSTATPTRRTELYAVIDVERTAAMSNLQRAQPRYDGTSRKTRHNSVDLPM